In one window of Chanodichthys erythropterus isolate Z2021 chromosome 23, ASM2448905v1, whole genome shotgun sequence DNA:
- the eif1b gene encoding eukaryotic translation initiation factor 1b, whose translation MSNIQNLQSFDPFADATKGDDALPAGTEDKIHIRIQQRNGRKTLTTVQGIADDYDKKKLVKAFKKKFACNGTVIEHPEYGEVIQLQGDQRKNICQFLMEINIVKEEQLKVHGF comes from the exons ATCCCTTTGCTGATGCAACTAAGGGTGACGACGCACTCCCGGCTGGGACGGAGGATAAAATCCACATAAGGATTCAGCAACGGAACGGCCGCAAAACGCTGACCACAGTTCAAGGCATTGCGGACGATTATGATAAAAAGAAGCTTGTAAAAGCCTTTAAGAAG aaATTTGCTTGCAATGGTACGGTGATCGAGCACCCGGAGTATGGAGAGGTGATTCAGTTGCAGGGTGACCAAAGGAAAAATATCTGTCAATTTCTTATGGAG ATCAACATCGTAAAGGAGGAGCAGTTGAAGGTTCATGGGTTTTAA